The proteins below are encoded in one region of Nocardioides marmorisolisilvae:
- a CDS encoding mycoredoxin produces the protein MSAVTMYTTPWCGYCHRLKGQMDRAGIAYDVVDIEQDPAAADIVMAANDGNQTVPTLVYTDGTAQTNPSLKQVQEKLAALA, from the coding sequence ATGAGTGCCGTCACGATGTACACCACCCCCTGGTGCGGATACTGCCACCGGCTCAAGGGTCAGATGGACCGGGCCGGGATCGCGTACGACGTCGTCGACATCGAGCAGGACCCGGCGGCCGCCGACATCGTGATGGCTGCCAACGACGGCAACCAGACCGTGCCCACGCTGGTGTACACCGACGGCACGGCACAGACCAACCCGTCGTTGAAGCAGGTCCAGGAGAAGCTCGCCGCCCTGGCCTGA
- the nudC gene encoding NAD(+) diphosphatase, with translation MADQLIPVGAHDRAADRRTDDAWLEQAWADPATRVLAVAGTRLHAPGGEVAWTSSAEAPDGLRAFLGADEHGARFAVVAPRDLADGEDWVGLRAVLGRLPDADASYVVHAVGLAEWHASTRFCPRCAAALQPAQSGHVLHCPSCGRDQFPRTDPAVIMLVTDDDDRALLGRQRVWPRGRWSTLAGFVEPGESLEDAVRREVLEESGIRVGEVTYFGSQPWPFPASLMLGFTARAVSTTIEVDGDELEDARWFSRAEALAGAADGTVVVPAGVSISRRLIVDWYGDELPGSWT, from the coding sequence ATGGCTGACCAGCTGATCCCCGTGGGCGCCCACGACCGCGCCGCGGACCGCCGCACCGACGACGCCTGGCTGGAGCAGGCCTGGGCCGACCCGGCCACCCGGGTCCTCGCCGTGGCCGGCACCCGGCTGCACGCGCCCGGCGGTGAGGTCGCCTGGACCTCGTCGGCCGAGGCGCCGGATGGGCTGCGGGCGTTCCTCGGCGCCGACGAGCACGGCGCCCGGTTCGCCGTCGTCGCGCCGCGGGACCTCGCCGACGGCGAGGACTGGGTCGGGTTGCGCGCGGTCCTCGGCCGGCTCCCGGACGCGGACGCGTCGTACGTCGTGCACGCCGTCGGCCTCGCCGAGTGGCACGCCTCGACCCGGTTCTGCCCGCGCTGCGCGGCAGCGCTGCAGCCCGCCCAGTCAGGGCATGTGCTGCACTGCCCGTCCTGCGGACGGGACCAGTTCCCGCGCACCGATCCCGCGGTGATCATGCTCGTGACCGACGACGACGACCGGGCGCTGTTGGGCCGCCAGCGGGTCTGGCCACGAGGCCGATGGTCGACGCTGGCCGGCTTCGTCGAGCCAGGGGAGTCCCTCGAGGACGCCGTACGCCGGGAAGTGCTGGAGGAGAGCGGCATCCGGGTCGGCGAGGTCACCTACTTCGGGTCCCAGCCCTGGCCGTTTCCCGCCTCGCTGATGCTGGGCTTCACCGCTCGTGCAGTCAGCACCACCATCGAGGTCGACGGAGACGAGCTGGAGGACGCCCGCTGGTTCAGTCGTGCCGAGGCGTTGGCCGGCGCCGCAGACGGCACCGTCGTGGTGCCGGCAGGGGTCTCGATCTCGCGGCGCCTCATCGTCGACTGGTACGGCGACGAGCTTCCCGGCTCCTGGACCTGA
- a CDS encoding lysophospholipid acyltransferase family protein, with amino-acid sequence MSTRRMSNEQAHDIARKGPGRVAYFFVRIVLMPVLRMLFAMRVSGKEHVPARGPVVIAPNHKSFWDAFFISAVLSRRIYFMGKAELFEGRAGKLLISLGGFPVRRGASDSEAIATALAILERGDALALFPEGTRVSDPAELGQPRRGAARIAIEGGAPIVPTAITGTEKRRFHLPRRVQVSFAAPIPVAELRATPEDAGKLIEDAVWPVVSEDYRRLRARPGLVAAGLAAVGVGIAVRRWRARR; translated from the coding sequence ATGTCGACGCGCCGGATGAGCAACGAGCAGGCCCACGACATCGCCCGCAAGGGCCCGGGCCGGGTCGCGTACTTCTTCGTGCGGATCGTCCTGATGCCGGTCCTGCGGATGCTGTTCGCGATGCGGGTGTCCGGCAAGGAGCACGTGCCGGCCCGTGGCCCGGTGGTGATCGCCCCGAACCACAAGAGCTTCTGGGACGCCTTCTTCATCTCCGCGGTGCTCTCCCGGCGGATCTACTTCATGGGCAAGGCGGAGCTGTTCGAGGGCCGGGCCGGCAAGCTGCTGATCTCGCTGGGCGGCTTCCCGGTACGCCGAGGCGCCTCGGACTCCGAGGCGATCGCGACCGCGCTGGCGATCCTCGAGCGCGGTGACGCCCTCGCGCTGTTCCCCGAGGGGACCCGGGTGTCCGACCCGGCGGAGCTCGGCCAGCCTCGTCGAGGGGCCGCGCGGATCGCGATCGAGGGCGGCGCGCCGATCGTGCCTACCGCGATCACCGGCACCGAGAAGCGCCGGTTCCACCTGCCGCGCCGGGTCCAGGTCTCCTTCGCCGCGCCGATCCCGGTCGCCGAGCTGCGCGCCACCCCGGAGGACGCGGGCAAGCTGATCGAGGACGCGGTCTGGCCGGTGGTCTCCGAGGACTACCGGAGGTTGCGGGCCCGGCCCGGCTTGGTCGCCGCGGGGTTGGCGGCCGTGGGCGTCGGCATCGCCGTACGTCGGTGGCGGGCGCGTCGCTGA
- a CDS encoding ATP-dependent helicase gives MTAGPSRPTRPTGPTPRPIRSAEELAAVMGTPYTPSAQQWAAISAPLTPAVVIAGAGSGKTTLMAARVVHLVVTGQVRPEEVLGLTFTTKAASELRGRIREALLAAGALTGPRPLPGASDDEMEEELEPTVATYHAYAANLLTEHGLRIGHEPDTRVITDASRYQLGARAVARFTGEVEQLSDHPPTVIQYILALDAAMSEHLVGPDEVRAADAEARHGFMAALAEERAGNDRKTYREAMEKAISAIDRRTELLGLVTTYRRLKSDLGLMDFGDQIALAARLVAAQPEVGALERGRFKVVLLDEYQDTSVAQARMLAGLFSGPDPEHGLGHPVMAVGDPHQAIYGWRGASVSNILGFAETFPSPTGEVPVLPLTVNRRSERRILQVANALAGPLYAGLPAVTPLEAKQEAGDGDVTTRVFETQDEELAWLADAVRAAHTGLWSDIGVLTRDNATAAACYDALTAASVPVEIVGLSGLLRLPEVAGVVAVLSLLEDVTDNAAMLTLLTGPRWAIGPRDLALLGARAAELCGAPSRVAAAGDARAVQILEELGSIADGVDPAEVPALADALDDPGDAPYSAEARERLALLAAELRMLRASAGEPVLDLVRRIIDVTGVDVELASAVSTAAPARRDNLDLFVKAVGEFQAVDGEVTLAALLAYLTAEDEQGSGLDLATPTEADSVKLLTVHRAKGLEWDSVFCVGMCETRFPSNRSRTLWTSSPAVLPAMLRGDAVDQPQLRGYDKAALDAYRADARDHDATEERRLGYVALTRAARHLHVSSHCWGQRSTPFGPSAYQALVREAVEGWQGTVAWLERPERGTANPLLGRDAGTPWPARGLGREAGLRQAAAALVQSVPRAVDDEGLDMVEAARVQDWDDELDRLLAEARAERGGRLGVPLPSSLSATAMVRLREDPEGFVRDLARPMPRPPSPAARFGTRFHAWVEARFGQQGLLDPDDLPGRADTGIEDEAELAALVERFEAGPFAERVPLAVEAPFALVLSGQVVRGRIDAVYLDADGPDKQFLVVDWKTNRTQSADPLQLAIYRLAWAELAGVPVDSVRAAFHYVRSGETVEPADLPGRSALEALLRP, from the coding sequence ATGACCGCGGGACCATCGCGGCCGACGCGGCCGACGGGGCCGACACCCCGGCCGATCCGGTCCGCCGAGGAGCTCGCCGCGGTGATGGGCACGCCGTACACCCCGAGCGCGCAGCAGTGGGCGGCGATCTCCGCGCCGCTGACCCCGGCGGTGGTGATCGCCGGCGCCGGGTCCGGCAAGACCACCCTGATGGCCGCCCGCGTCGTCCACCTCGTGGTCACCGGCCAGGTCCGCCCCGAGGAGGTGCTCGGCCTGACCTTCACCACCAAGGCCGCCAGCGAGTTGCGTGGCCGGATTCGCGAGGCGCTCCTGGCGGCTGGCGCCCTGACCGGTCCCCGGCCGCTGCCCGGCGCGTCCGACGACGAGATGGAGGAGGAGCTCGAGCCGACGGTCGCGACGTACCACGCCTACGCCGCCAACCTGCTCACCGAGCACGGACTGCGCATCGGCCACGAGCCGGACACCCGGGTGATCACCGACGCCTCGCGCTACCAGCTCGGCGCCCGCGCGGTCGCGCGGTTCACCGGAGAGGTCGAGCAGCTCAGCGACCACCCGCCGACGGTGATCCAGTACATCCTCGCGTTGGACGCGGCGATGTCCGAGCACCTGGTCGGTCCCGACGAGGTGCGTGCCGCGGACGCGGAGGCGCGCCACGGGTTCATGGCCGCGCTGGCCGAGGAGCGCGCCGGCAATGACCGCAAGACCTACCGGGAGGCTATGGAGAAGGCGATCTCCGCGATCGACCGGCGGACCGAGCTGCTCGGCCTGGTCACGACGTACCGACGGCTGAAGTCCGACCTGGGCCTGATGGACTTCGGCGACCAGATCGCCCTGGCCGCCCGGCTGGTCGCCGCGCAGCCGGAGGTCGGCGCCCTCGAGCGCGGCAGGTTCAAGGTGGTCCTGCTCGATGAGTACCAAGACACCTCGGTGGCGCAGGCCCGGATGCTGGCGGGGCTCTTCTCGGGGCCGGACCCCGAGCACGGCCTGGGTCACCCCGTGATGGCGGTCGGCGACCCGCACCAGGCGATCTACGGCTGGCGGGGTGCGTCGGTGTCGAACATCCTCGGCTTCGCCGAGACGTTCCCGTCGCCGACCGGGGAGGTCCCGGTGCTGCCGTTGACGGTCAACCGGCGCTCGGAGCGGCGGATCCTGCAGGTGGCGAACGCGCTGGCCGGGCCGCTGTACGCCGGGCTGCCCGCCGTCACCCCCCTGGAGGCCAAGCAGGAGGCGGGCGACGGCGACGTCACGACCCGCGTCTTCGAGACCCAGGACGAGGAGCTGGCCTGGCTCGCCGACGCGGTCCGCGCAGCCCACACCGGGCTGTGGTCCGACATCGGGGTGCTCACCCGCGACAACGCCACGGCCGCGGCCTGCTACGACGCGCTGACCGCGGCCTCGGTCCCGGTGGAGATCGTCGGGCTGTCCGGCCTGCTGCGGCTCCCCGAGGTGGCGGGCGTGGTCGCGGTGCTCTCCCTCCTCGAGGACGTCACCGACAACGCCGCGATGCTCACCTTGCTCACCGGCCCCCGATGGGCGATCGGGCCCCGTGACCTGGCACTCCTCGGCGCCCGTGCCGCTGAGTTGTGCGGGGCGCCGTCCCGGGTCGCCGCGGCGGGCGACGCCCGGGCCGTGCAGATCCTCGAGGAGCTCGGCTCCATCGCGGACGGGGTCGATCCGGCCGAGGTGCCGGCGCTCGCCGACGCACTCGACGACCCCGGTGACGCGCCCTACTCCGCCGAAGCGCGGGAACGGCTCGCGCTGCTCGCCGCCGAGCTGCGGATGCTGCGCGCGAGTGCCGGCGAGCCGGTGCTCGACCTCGTCCGGCGCATCATCGACGTCACCGGCGTCGATGTCGAGCTCGCCTCAGCCGTCTCCACCGCCGCACCCGCGCGCCGGGACAACCTCGACCTGTTCGTGAAGGCCGTCGGCGAGTTTCAGGCCGTCGACGGCGAGGTGACCCTTGCGGCGCTGCTCGCCTACCTGACCGCCGAGGACGAGCAGGGCAGCGGCCTGGACCTGGCCACCCCGACGGAGGCAGACTCGGTCAAGCTCCTGACCGTGCACCGCGCCAAGGGCCTGGAATGGGACTCGGTGTTCTGCGTCGGCATGTGCGAGACCAGATTCCCGTCCAACCGGTCGCGGACGCTGTGGACCTCCTCGCCGGCGGTGCTGCCGGCGATGCTGCGCGGCGACGCCGTCGACCAGCCCCAGCTCCGCGGCTACGACAAGGCCGCCCTCGACGCCTACCGCGCCGACGCCCGGGACCACGACGCCACCGAGGAGCGCCGGCTGGGGTACGTCGCGCTGACCCGCGCCGCTCGACACCTGCACGTGAGCTCGCACTGTTGGGGGCAGCGCTCGACGCCGTTCGGGCCGTCGGCCTACCAGGCACTCGTGCGCGAGGCGGTGGAGGGCTGGCAGGGCACCGTCGCATGGCTGGAGCGGCCGGAGCGGGGCACCGCGAACCCCCTGCTCGGCAGGGACGCCGGCACTCCGTGGCCGGCCCGCGGGCTCGGTCGGGAAGCCGGCCTGCGGCAGGCGGCGGCCGCGTTGGTCCAGTCGGTCCCCAGGGCCGTCGACGACGAGGGGCTGGACATGGTCGAGGCCGCCCGGGTGCAGGACTGGGACGACGAGCTCGACCGGCTGCTGGCCGAGGCACGGGCCGAGCGCGGCGGCCGGCTCGGCGTACCCCTGCCGTCGAGCCTGTCGGCCACGGCGATGGTCCGGCTGCGGGAGGACCCCGAGGGCTTCGTCCGCGACCTGGCCCGGCCGATGCCACGACCGCCGTCGCCCGCAGCCCGGTTCGGCACCCGCTTCCACGCCTGGGTGGAGGCCCGTTTCGGACAGCAGGGCCTGCTCGACCCCGACGACCTGCCCGGCCGGGCCGACACCGGCATCGAGGACGAGGCCGAGCTCGCTGCCCTGGTCGAGCGCTTCGAGGCGGGTCCGTTCGCCGAGCGGGTTCCGCTCGCCGTCGAGGCGCCGTTCGCTCTGGTGCTCTCCGGGCAGGTGGTGCGCGGTCGCATCGACGCGGTCTACCTCGACGCGGACGGCCCCGACAAGCAGTTCCTCGTCGTCGACTGGAAGACCAACCGCACCCAGAGCGCCGACCCGCTGCAGCTCGCGATCTACCGCCTGGCGTGGGCCGAGCTGGCCGGCGTCCCCGTGGACAGCGTGCGCGCGGCGTTCCACTACGTCCGCTCGGGCGAGACGGTGGAGCCCGCGGACCTGCCCGGTCGGTCGGCGCTCGAGGCGCTGCTGCGACCCTGA
- a CDS encoding M3 family metallopeptidase — protein sequence MEPTPLSLPAATDPWGDWLRDRVREGLGRAGEVVATLREASDGHAAILQLWNDAGIEVANVLAVTSLAAAVHPDEEVRSTAEELEAEARRFLTDLTLDASVFARLESVRPDPLDDGARRVLADALREFRRSGVDRDEDVRDRVRELRDRETALGQAFARNIREGRRTTKVPVSALAGLPADFIADHPAVDGEVEISTDYTETHPFLTFSTDAEARRAVGATFFDLGWPANDQVLADLLAVRHERATLLGYPDWPSYDAEVKMIGSGPAIAEFIDRISAEADEAGRSEVAELAEAVGETVDVVSWRHALEELKRERFGVSANEVRSYLDFTKVRDGLLAVTGRLFGVEYQPVATPSWHPDVTAYDVLLDGDLLGRIHLDLHPRAGKYNHAAQFDLRPGVRGRQLPEGVLVCNFPRGLMEHRDVVTLFHEFGHLLHHVLAGRHEWVRFSGVATEWDFVEAPSQMLEEWAWDTEVLRSFATNADGDPIPAALVERMRAAEEFGKGFLARTQMFYAAVSYRFHQERPADLTARLFELYDEYSLLPPLPGTHFHAGFGHLEGYSSAYYTYMWSKTIAKDMFTAFDPDDLFAPEVAIRYRDRVLAPGGSRDAAALVADFLGRPYDTRAFTAWLTS from the coding sequence ATGGAGCCCACCCCGCTGTCCCTCCCGGCCGCGACCGACCCTTGGGGCGATTGGCTACGCGACCGGGTGCGCGAGGGTCTCGGCCGCGCCGGCGAGGTCGTGGCCACGCTGCGCGAGGCGTCCGACGGCCATGCGGCGATCCTGCAGCTGTGGAACGACGCGGGCATCGAGGTCGCCAACGTCTTGGCGGTCACCTCGCTGGCCGCTGCGGTGCACCCCGACGAGGAGGTCCGGTCCACGGCCGAGGAGCTCGAGGCGGAGGCTCGCCGGTTCCTCACCGACCTGACCCTCGACGCGAGCGTCTTCGCCCGGCTGGAGTCGGTGCGCCCCGACCCCCTCGACGACGGCGCCCGACGGGTGCTGGCCGACGCCCTCCGCGAGTTCCGGCGCAGCGGTGTCGATCGTGACGAGGACGTGCGGGACCGGGTGCGCGAGCTGCGGGACCGCGAGACCGCGCTGGGGCAGGCGTTCGCCCGGAACATCCGCGAGGGCCGCCGTACGACCAAGGTGCCGGTCTCGGCCCTGGCCGGACTGCCCGCCGACTTCATCGCCGACCACCCCGCCGTCGACGGCGAGGTCGAGATCAGCACCGACTACACCGAGACCCACCCGTTCCTCACCTTCAGCACCGACGCCGAGGCCCGGCGGGCGGTCGGAGCGACCTTCTTCGACCTCGGCTGGCCGGCGAACGACCAGGTGCTCGCCGACCTGCTCGCCGTACGCCACGAGCGAGCCACGCTGCTGGGCTACCCGGACTGGCCCTCGTACGACGCCGAGGTGAAGATGATCGGGTCGGGCCCGGCCATCGCCGAGTTCATCGACCGGATCAGTGCCGAGGCGGACGAGGCGGGACGCAGTGAGGTCGCCGAGCTGGCCGAGGCCGTCGGCGAGACTGTCGACGTGGTCAGCTGGCGGCATGCCCTCGAGGAGCTGAAGCGGGAGCGCTTCGGGGTCAGCGCCAACGAGGTCCGCTCCTACCTCGACTTCACCAAGGTTCGGGACGGGCTGCTCGCGGTCACCGGCCGCCTCTTCGGCGTCGAGTACCAGCCCGTCGCGACGCCGAGCTGGCACCCCGACGTCACGGCGTACGACGTGCTCCTCGACGGCGACCTGCTCGGTCGGATCCATCTCGACCTGCACCCGCGGGCGGGCAAGTACAACCACGCGGCGCAGTTCGACCTGCGCCCCGGCGTCCGCGGCCGGCAGCTGCCGGAGGGGGTGCTGGTCTGCAACTTCCCCCGCGGGCTGATGGAGCACCGCGACGTGGTCACCCTGTTCCACGAGTTCGGCCACCTGCTCCACCATGTCCTCGCCGGTCGACACGAGTGGGTCCGGTTCTCCGGAGTGGCCACCGAGTGGGACTTCGTCGAGGCGCCGTCGCAGATGCTCGAGGAGTGGGCCTGGGACACCGAGGTGCTGCGCAGCTTCGCCACAAACGCCGACGGCGACCCGATCCCCGCCGCGCTGGTGGAGCGGATGCGCGCGGCCGAGGAGTTCGGCAAGGGGTTCTTGGCCCGCACCCAGATGTTCTACGCGGCGGTCTCCTACCGGTTCCACCAGGAGCGGCCAGCCGACCTGACCGCCCGGCTGTTCGAGCTCTACGACGAGTACTCCCTGCTCCCGCCGCTTCCCGGCACCCACTTCCACGCCGGCTTCGGCCACCTCGAGGGCTACTCGTCGGCCTACTACACCTACATGTGGTCCAAGACGATCGCCAAGGACATGTTCACCGCGTTCGACCCCGACGACTTGTTCGCGCCCGAGGTCGCGATCCGTTACCGCGACCGGGTGCTGGCGCCCGGCGGCTCCCGGGACGCGGCTGCACTGGTCGCGGACTTCCTCGGCCGGCCCTACGACACCAGGGCGTTCACCGCATGGCTGACCAGCTGA
- a CDS encoding ATP-dependent helicase, translated as MSARPEQTREPAYTLLPPTAPPTAPTLDEQQRRVVEHPGGPLLVLAGPGTGKTTTLVETIVERIEGRGADPASVLALTFSRKAAEQLRDRVTARVGRTTSTAMCSTFHSFAYALIRKYAPAELYVAPLRLLSAPEQDVVLRELLTETPESVRWPESLGRALGTRGFAREVHDVLSRAREKGLDGPALSALGREHDLPEFVAAGLFLDQYLTVLDSQGATDYADLIRRAVIEAESHRAELRARFRHVFVDEYQDTDPGQVALLRALAGTGAPGDGRELVVVGDPHQSIYAFRGAEVRGILDFPREMTCADGSPAPVVALRTTRRFGPRLLTATQRVARRLPLTGSIPEAARGAFLAPVAAADEHGDGRAEVCTYDTDRAEAEHLADLLRRAHLEDGIGWDEMAVLVRSGRSQLPSLRRSLLAAGVPVEVAGDDLPLVQDPAAAPLLDALRAALNLHNDDPGDIGHVDAARAESLLMGPLGGLDAADVRRLARRLRARERATDERPTPSPQLVRRAVLEDGFLDGVDSPEATKARALNALLVSAAAQVAAGGTAEEVLWTLWSSTGWPRRLRTAAERGGGTARRAHRDLDSVVALFEAAARAEEQRDHQGVRNFLATLAAQQIPGDTLAERGVRGAAVRLLTAHRSKGLEWRLVVVAHVQAESWPDLQRRATLLRADRIGAHGLVPPVSTRELLAEERRLFYVACTRARERLVVTAVASSDDDGEQPSRFLDELGVEVRHVQGRPPRPLSLAGLVAELRRTVADPETSSALRAAAARRLARLADEHVGERPLVPQADPASWWGTRAQSAAGRPLRDPDGPVPVSASVLESVSRCPMRWFLEREAGGVQPAAQAASVGQLVHALADRVARGDISPEPDGRVGIDALMAQVDAVWERFEFRTPWSRDREHARIRLALERFLDWHYQDSRRLLGTETRFSTEVELASGERVRLSGFADRLEVDRDERVVVVDFKTNRNRPSNVEVTRNLQLALYQYAVDAGAVEELHPDAHSGGAELVQLGSLDESEAAVVQPQPAPAADGPDREALREQLELVARTLRSEVFWATPGDFCRTCAFVAICPAKGAGSVVSQ; from the coding sequence GTGAGCGCCAGACCCGAGCAGACCCGCGAGCCGGCGTACACCCTGCTCCCGCCCACCGCGCCACCGACCGCACCGACACTGGACGAGCAGCAGCGCCGGGTCGTCGAGCACCCCGGTGGCCCGCTGCTGGTGCTCGCCGGACCCGGGACCGGGAAGACCACCACCCTGGTCGAGACGATCGTGGAGCGGATCGAGGGTCGCGGGGCCGACCCCGCCTCGGTGCTCGCCCTCACCTTCAGCCGCAAGGCCGCCGAGCAGCTCCGCGACCGGGTGACCGCGCGGGTCGGCCGGACGACCTCGACCGCGATGTGCTCGACGTTCCACTCCTTCGCCTACGCGTTGATCCGGAAGTACGCCCCGGCCGAGCTCTACGTCGCGCCGCTGCGGCTGCTGTCGGCGCCCGAGCAGGACGTCGTGCTGCGCGAACTGCTCACCGAGACCCCCGAGTCGGTGCGCTGGCCGGAGTCGCTCGGCCGCGCCCTCGGCACCCGCGGCTTCGCGCGCGAGGTGCACGACGTGCTGTCCCGAGCCCGGGAGAAGGGCCTCGACGGGCCCGCGCTCAGCGCGCTCGGTCGCGAGCACGACCTGCCCGAATTCGTCGCGGCCGGGCTGTTCCTCGACCAGTACCTCACCGTCCTCGACAGCCAGGGAGCCACCGACTACGCCGACCTGATCCGCCGAGCGGTGATCGAGGCGGAGTCCCACCGTGCCGAGCTGAGGGCGCGGTTCCGGCACGTCTTCGTCGACGAGTACCAGGACACCGACCCCGGTCAGGTCGCGCTGCTCCGGGCACTCGCCGGCACCGGCGCGCCCGGCGATGGACGCGAGCTGGTCGTCGTCGGCGACCCGCACCAGTCGATCTATGCGTTCCGCGGTGCCGAGGTCCGCGGGATCCTCGACTTCCCGCGGGAGATGACGTGCGCCGACGGCTCACCCGCACCGGTGGTCGCGCTGCGCACGACGCGCCGGTTCGGGCCCCGGCTGCTCACCGCCACGCAGCGGGTCGCCCGCCGGCTGCCGCTGACCGGCAGCATCCCCGAGGCGGCCCGGGGCGCGTTCCTGGCCCCGGTCGCGGCAGCCGATGAACACGGCGACGGCCGCGCCGAGGTGTGCACCTATGACACCGACCGGGCCGAGGCCGAGCACCTGGCCGACCTGCTCCGGCGGGCCCACCTCGAGGACGGGATCGGCTGGGACGAGATGGCCGTGCTGGTCAGGTCGGGACGCTCCCAGCTCCCCTCGCTGCGGCGATCGCTGCTGGCCGCCGGCGTGCCGGTCGAGGTGGCCGGGGACGACCTTCCCCTCGTCCAGGATCCCGCGGCGGCTCCGCTGCTCGACGCCCTGCGCGCCGCGCTGAACCTGCACAACGACGACCCCGGCGACATCGGCCACGTCGATGCCGCCAGGGCGGAGTCGCTGCTGATGGGCCCGTTGGGGGGTCTGGACGCCGCCGACGTACGCCGGCTGGCGCGTCGGCTGCGCGCCCGCGAGCGAGCCACCGATGAGCGGCCGACCCCGTCACCGCAGCTGGTCCGCCGCGCCGTGCTCGAGGACGGCTTCCTCGACGGTGTCGACAGCCCGGAGGCCACGAAGGCGCGGGCGCTCAACGCCCTGTTGGTCTCCGCCGCGGCGCAGGTCGCGGCCGGCGGGACCGCCGAGGAGGTGCTGTGGACACTCTGGTCATCGACGGGATGGCCACGACGACTGCGCACCGCCGCTGAGCGGGGCGGCGGCACCGCCCGGCGCGCACACCGCGATCTCGACTCCGTGGTCGCACTCTTCGAGGCCGCGGCGCGGGCGGAGGAGCAGCGGGATCACCAGGGGGTGCGCAACTTCCTGGCCACCCTCGCGGCCCAGCAGATCCCGGGTGACACTCTGGCTGAGCGCGGCGTGCGGGGCGCCGCCGTACGCCTGCTGACCGCGCACCGCAGCAAGGGTCTGGAGTGGCGGCTGGTGGTCGTCGCACACGTCCAGGCGGAGTCGTGGCCCGACCTGCAACGCCGGGCGACACTGCTGCGTGCGGACCGGATCGGCGCCCACGGCCTGGTCCCGCCGGTGAGCACCCGTGAGCTCCTCGCCGAGGAGCGGCGGCTGTTCTACGTCGCCTGCACCCGAGCCCGGGAGCGGCTCGTGGTGACCGCGGTCGCCTCCTCCGACGACGACGGAGAGCAGCCGTCGCGGTTCCTCGACGAGCTCGGCGTCGAGGTGCGCCACGTGCAGGGTCGCCCACCCCGGCCGCTGTCCCTGGCAGGCCTGGTCGCCGAGCTGCGGCGCACCGTCGCCGACCCGGAGACATCCTCTGCGCTGCGTGCTGCCGCGGCGCGGCGGCTGGCGAGACTGGCGGACGAACACGTGGGGGAGCGGCCCCTGGTCCCCCAGGCCGATCCCGCCTCCTGGTGGGGGACCCGTGCGCAGAGCGCTGCGGGCCGGCCGCTGCGTGACCCCGACGGTCCGGTGCCCGTCTCCGCGAGTGTGCTCGAGTCGGTGAGCCGGTGCCCGATGCGCTGGTTCCTCGAGCGCGAGGCCGGCGGCGTGCAGCCGGCAGCGCAGGCGGCCAGCGTGGGCCAGCTGGTGCACGCGCTCGCAGACCGGGTGGCCCGCGGCGACATCTCGCCAGAGCCCGACGGTCGCGTGGGCATCGACGCGCTGATGGCACAGGTGGACGCGGTGTGGGAGCGGTTCGAGTTCCGCACACCGTGGTCGCGCGATCGCGAGCACGCCCGGATCCGGCTGGCCCTGGAGCGCTTCTTGGACTGGCACTACCAGGACTCCCGCCGACTGCTCGGCACCGAGACCAGGTTCTCGACCGAGGTCGAGCTGGCGTCGGGGGAGCGGGTGCGGCTCAGCGGCTTCGCCGACCGGCTCGAGGTCGACCGCGACGAGCGGGTGGTGGTCGTCGACTTCAAGACCAATCGCAACCGGCCGAGCAACGTCGAGGTGACGCGCAACCTCCAGCTCGCCCTCTACCAGTACGCCGTCGACGCTGGCGCGGTCGAGGAGCTCCATCCGGACGCGCACTCGGGCGGGGCCGAGCTGGTCCAGCTCGGTTCGCTCGACGAGTCCGAGGCCGCCGTGGTGCAGCCGCAGCCGGCACCGGCGGCGGACGGCCCCGATCGGGAGGCGCTGCGCGAGCAGCTGGAGCTGGTGGCCCGGACGCTGCGCAGCGAGGTGTTCTGGGCGACGCCCGGGGACTTCTGCCGCACCTGCGCGTTCGTGGCGATCTGTCCGGCGAAGGGCGCCGGATCGGTGGTCAGCCAATGA
- the deoD gene encoding purine-nucleoside phosphorylase, with protein sequence MSTHLGAEPGQIAPTVLLPGDPLRAKWIAETFLEGARCYSEVRGMLGYTGSWRGIPISVQGSGMGQPSMSIYVNELFSDYDVQQVVRVGSCGALVDRLSLRDVVIASGACTDSGMNRIRFAGLDYAPVADFDLLRAAVDTARRRTDVTTHVGLLFSGDAFYSPRPELLEPFVAHGVLAVEMEASALYTLAAAYGRRALAVCTVSDHIVTGEQTSALERERSFGDMVEIALAAIQDVAEE encoded by the coding sequence GTGAGCACGCACCTCGGCGCCGAGCCCGGACAGATCGCCCCCACCGTGCTGCTGCCCGGTGACCCTCTGCGCGCGAAGTGGATCGCGGAGACCTTCCTCGAGGGCGCACGCTGCTACTCCGAGGTGCGCGGCATGCTCGGCTACACCGGCAGCTGGCGGGGCATCCCCATCTCCGTGCAGGGCTCGGGCATGGGTCAGCCGTCGATGTCGATCTACGTCAACGAGCTGTTCTCCGACTACGACGTGCAGCAGGTGGTCAGGGTCGGGTCCTGCGGTGCGCTGGTCGACCGACTGTCCCTGCGCGACGTCGTGATCGCGTCGGGCGCGTGTACGGACTCGGGGATGAACCGGATCCGCTTCGCGGGCCTCGACTACGCCCCGGTGGCCGACTTCGACCTGCTCCGGGCCGCGGTCGACACGGCCCGCCGCCGCACCGACGTGACGACCCACGTCGGGCTGCTCTTCTCCGGCGATGCGTTCTACTCGCCCCGCCCAGAGCTGCTCGAGCCGTTCGTGGCCCACGGGGTGCTCGCGGTGGAGATGGAGGCCAGTGCGCTCTACACGCTGGCGGCGGCGTACGGCCGGCGGGCGCTGGCGGTGTGCACGGTCAGCGACCACATCGTCACCGGCGAGCAGACCAGCGCGCTCGAGCGGGAGCGCTCGTTCGGCGACATGGTCGAGATCGCCCTGGCGGCGATCCAGGACGTCGCCGAGGAATAG